One genomic segment of Sorex araneus isolate mSorAra2 chromosome X, mSorAra2.pri, whole genome shotgun sequence includes these proteins:
- the SSR4 gene encoding translocon-associated protein subunit delta: MAALASLAPLVLLLLAGLSCCSAEACVEPQISPSYYTTSDAVISTETVFIVELSLTCKNRAQNMALYADVSGKQFPVTRGQDVGRYQVSWSLEHKSAHAGTYEVRFFDEESYSLLRKAQRNNEDVSAIPPLFTVNVDHRGTWNGPWVSTEVLAAAIGLVIYYLAFSAKSHIQA, translated from the exons ATGGCGGCGCTGGCGTCTCTCGCTCCCCTGGTGCTGCTGTTGCTGGCCGGTCTGTCCTGCTGCTCAG CTGAGGCCTGTGTGGAGCCACAGATCAGCCCGTCATACTATACCACCTCAGACGCCGTCATCTCTACTGAGACAGTCTTTATCGTGGAGCTCTCCTTGACCTGCAAGAACAGGGCCCAG AACATGGCTCTCTATGCTGACGTCAGTGGCAAGCAGTTCCCTGTCACACGGGGCCAGGATGTAGGACGGTACCAG GTATCCTGGAGTTTGGAACACAAGAGTGCACACGCAGGGACCTATGAAGTTCGGTTCTTCGACGAGGAGTCATACAGCCTGCTGAGAAAG GCTCAGAGAAATAACGAAGATGTTTCTGCCATCCCACCCCTTTTCACAGTCAATGTCGACCATCGG GGCACCTGGAATGGACCATGGGTGTCCACCGAGGTGCTGGCCGCAGCCATCGGCCTGGTCATCTACTACCTGGCCTTCAGTGCCAAGAGCCACATCCAGGCCTGA